Within Lytechinus pictus isolate F3 Inbred chromosome 7, Lp3.0, whole genome shotgun sequence, the genomic segment CGGCCCATAGTCCGGACCCCTACCCCGCTGGCTGGAGCCTCATCTCGTCCCAGTGGGAGTATCAAACATCGCATGTTTAGACCGACCCATCTAATTAAACGTCTCGAAGTATTTAAACAATCAGGTTATAACAGAAACAATACATCAGTGTCAGATAAAATGAATACTCAACGAATTATTTTGATTCCTATATCGGTCGTCTTGCGAAACGATTAGACGAGCATTGCGATCGGAAATTTCTCCAAAATGAGAGACGACGACGGCATCGGATAATAAACTTTAATTGTCGTCAATAATGTATTTCTATTATTAAGgctttaagctaaatatttttgGCTAgtgaatatttgatattcatggCTTCATAGaagtattttgcttattttagttgtgtgccgccccccccccccttccctctcgTCAATGGACGATTGTGCATAATGAATTTTGTAGTCGTTTTTCTAGTTTCCGCGCCCTTTGTTTTTAAAGCGGAAATTTCGTAAGCGAAAATTCTTGGAAAAATGTTGTCCACATTAGGAATGAGTAGGAATCGAAATCATGCATGTTGACTGTTTTATGATTCTGCAAAACTATAAATGAAATTATACCATCGATTATGTTATCAATAATAGAAAAAGGCGTCATTCAATTCGTGGCTATACTTATGCTTTCTAAATTGTTCGTTCAGTGAAAAGTTATGTTTTCCAGATTTTACTGCTGTCAATCACATTTTATGATTAGTACATAATCAGATTGGCTACATTTATGTAGCGTTTCTGTCGGGAGAGACATTGAGCCTCGACCGGGTCAAAAACATCTACATACCACGCGTCTCAGTCATGTGGCGAACCCCCTTCCCTcatattgatataaatatttacgAGTGCATATTCGACCTTCGCATATTGATCATTATTTTAGACCCCTGCACAGCCCCCACCGTCCATAAGTGTACACCCTCCTGCGTTCGCGTATCGATGGGGGTTGGGGGCCACTGggcatcccccccccaaaaaaaaaaaaaaaaaaaatacgagataaatttttaaaaattccacGACcatgaagataaagaaaaaagaatggggaaaaGGGTAAAATCTAAACATTACGTCGAAATCTTAATGTTTTTAGaaagatatcaattttcgcttgcggcgttttttttttattttttatttcgcCCCATACTTTACCCCTCTCAAAGTTTTGGCTCATATCACCCCTGCCCTCCAGCATAATAGAAGCCGTGTATGTTTTTGCTTGCTATTGAGTTTAGTAATCAAGATGGGCTTGGCTCCTGTAGTCCGAGCTGGACATCGACTTATACCATGCCCAATAAACGGCATACCGTCTGACCAACTTACGGGGCCTGATtcgagggggaggggggggggcatttttcgaACCCAATATCGACATTGCATACAAAGATAGAAACATTGCTGGATTTAAGAACGTTGTCGTGATTAAGAACACCATTTCATGTCTAAGGAGAGGGGTGAAAGTGATGCCGAGAAACGGACCCACTGCTCTCAAGAAACCAAACCTTGGCTAATTTTTCAAGTTAATGACTGCGACATTGTCAATGAATGTACGCTTGAAAATATTTCCATTTGAAGAGTCGAGTTGTCCAGTTGCTCTTTATGTGATGACATGAGAAGAGCTATTGACCTTTTTGGTACCGGTTTCTCacccccaatatttttttaaattaacctCCCAAATACATGAACCTCCATTAAACTTGTATACCCTTCCCTGAAATACCTTGATTGGTCGCTCGATCTGCCCGCTAACTCATAAGGTATATTCGAATATAAATAAATTCGGCGTTTGTGCTCTTTTCATGCTAACTTTTAACGAGGGCGGGCTTCACGTATATCTTTCAAAGGGAGAATGTATACACTGACTAATGGCATAACACAaagttttggggggttttgtcCGTCTTTTAAAGCAACCCTCACCCGCCATCACCGCCAAAAGTTACAGAATCGAGTTTGATCGCAATTCTTTCTGCAACATGCCACTGCCACCGCGCCGCTCATATCCCTTGGAATGCCTGTATGTCATCATGTAACGGCCATTAGGAGTCGACTAAGGGTGACGGATACACTAACTTAGGTATGGTGATAAATGGGTGATGATGTGAGAGGGCAAACAGCAGCAATGCAAGACCATTATGATCGGAATTATACTTCAATGACGTTTCGTAACATTTTCCTTTGTTTATCAAGCGTTCAGAGTTTTACCACGCATGGTTTGATGGCTATATAGCATAGGCGTATTCAGGGGGAGccgaatgccccccccccccccttgacagcgcaaaaaaaaaaaagaataaaaaaaaaaggagggaaagacATAGAAGAggaaagtaaatgaaataagcCAACTGGAGGGAAATGATTCgaaatggaaaaaatgtaaggtcatacataaaaaatggaaattttaaatttcagtATTTAATGAAGACTAcccctcaacccccccccgAAAATCAGCTTTTAGCTGCCGATCGAGGACAATGTGAATAAATATGTGTTTTCCGCCCcactccccaccccccccccccctctattagcgaaagttggatccgcccctggatatAATGAATAAGATGTAAACGACCATTTTTTCAACCCATAACATGATTTTCTAAATATGATCACGGAGGACCTCGAGAAAATAACTATTCTTTGTTTGATGCTTATCTGATATATTGAAGGGGTGATGAGATGTACTGGGTAATTGCACGaaacaaaatatgtttgaaCGAGAGGCTGTCGTGACCCTTTGCTCTTGCCTATGTAACGATCTTGGAGTAATGAATTCAGTGAAGGAAGGGGCGGCAGTCAttctttcaaaaatttaaatgaCTGCCTTCTTTAACCACCCCGAAACACATAAACCGAATCGGTACTTCCATCTTATCCAAGTTAATGAAGCGActaattgtcttttttttttcttttttaatcgtTATAACAAAGCTTACTCTAATTATTGCGAGAACGATGCTCTAAAAAAACACACCTTGACCGTATTAATAATCGCTATATTATGCACTAAGACGTCTTACCTATAGAAAAAGTCGCTTGTTTTTCATCtcaacttttctttaaaaaaacccCACTTTTTGGCGTCGCGTACAAGCACAGGTAATCTTTGACAAATAGTTGTAAATAAATAGAGACAAAGGCCTTACGTAGGCCCtatattcaattaaatttaaatTAATGCTCTACCAAACATGATGATACCCtgatcaaggagatatcactctatCTCCTTGCCCTGATTAACCCTGCATGCATCACATAATTTGACCGAGGTGTTATTTCTGAAATTTCGGATAGTACGTGTATGGCGACACGGGCGGACAAAAAGTTtctcttgaaataaaaaaataaggaacTTTTTACTCGCAGTCACAAAATGTAGTAAGAAGAGCCTCCACACTGAGATCCCCAGCATTGGTAGAACTGTCGAACATTATACAAAATGTACGTGGGAATGTACGAATGTTGCCGGTCAAATGTCATCGTCATCAGAATTCAATGTTCTACCGTGATTGTGGTATAAATGACATCTTGATTTCAAAGTCAACATTCGAGTCACGTTTTGTCATGCTCCTGCAGTGATAATTCAAAACGTGCGTATAGGCGTTGGGAGGGGGGGTCgaggattttttttgtgtgtgtgtgtgtgtgtgtgtgtgtttgttgtTTCGCGGTCGAGACCCTGAGGAACGGGCCACGAGATGGACCCATCCGCGAACATGCATGACGAATACAAAAATGGGTAAAAATTTGTAGCTTTTCAGTATTAGGCTGATGGGTTGGGACATGTCGTGTATTATGATCGGCGTCAATCACTGTTTGTggtatttaaataaaatatgacgGCTGGGTGCGGCAGGCCAGTTATCCGCTTTGGGTATTCCCCCAAAGCAATCAAGTTTCATTTCAGAAAGggatgcccccctccccctccattcTTGCTTCATCTGGAACCGTCATTACATTAACTGAAAACCAGACATGCCAGAGGTAGATTGGAATTCGCGGGAGAAGTAATGTTCGAACACCACCATTTTTATTTCAGCATCATACTGTAAAAAAGCATGCAGGTACAAAGAGGTATTTTAGACGGTTGCCCATCTGAGGTTTAACCGATGGTTGGCATTATACCTTCGATATATTATTCTTGGTATGTTCCAAGGTGAGAAGATAATGAAATCGAGCCGTTGATAAGATGAAAGGAGAGAAACGGGAGGCATGGTGGAGCGTGTGCCTGCCCACGATCACCAAAATGAATGAGATTTCAAACATATTTCTCATCCATTCCGTGATCAAAATCTTCTCAATGGTGTCCTGTTCATACCGTGTGAACACGCCGACAGAAAAGAAAACATCGCGTTGCATTAAGCGCTCTTAATAACAAAAAGTGCTTCCATGAAATGAGAGAATCACTGATGTGCTTTGTATGGTATTCATTAATCAACCAATATTAATTGATCGTGtttggatttaaaaaaacttttttttgctattGGTATTCGGAAAAAGACGCTACCCCCACGAGATGGGCGACCccatcaaatacattttatatcatGTCATATTGGTTTCTTTCCTTTCGCTTTTTGGGGGCTTATTTTTgtagtgaaatatattatttaggGCTCATAACACAGGCCATCCCTCCACCCAAAACTATTtgctttacccccccccccccaatgaacTCCCGTGATAACGTATCAAATGCCTTTCTCAGCGTTCCGCTTCACAGTCCTGTTTATGTCTAATAATATTATTCATTGTCTTTCTCTCATAGTTAATCTTGTCAACCAAATTCCgcatgatgaaaatatttgtgcAATATTATTAGACCGTTCTGTTACGCCTCTCTTAATGAATACTGACGGTACTTTGGCGCATAGCAAAGAAGTCATCCCCTCTCTCCCAACCGTGCATGTGACATTGTATCATCTTCAGTTATGTGACACAATTTAAATAGAATCACTGACAGTGAAACGTGGGATGGGGATTGGATTGGAAACACacttcaacttcaaacttgatTGTATGCGAACCATACCATACCTAACCAGCATATTCATATTGTTTATGGTtacacctcccccccccccccccccccgaaaaaaactTACTCAATGGTTCTagttgatcatgttgatcatTATTCTACGAGTCATATGCCCGTATTCTGCAGTCGgttttaattcaaactctggtttaaagttgtagtttaactatggatagccaattgtcaCATAAATCTCAAACAGTAGATGTTCCATGTATcagccaattttatttgacCCGCAAATCATTCTTAACAAACTGTCTTGGAAAGATGAATGTTATAATTATTGTCTTCACCGAGGAAGAACTCAggaagagcacagtaaacattaGTAACATGCAGTGTAAACAAATTCTGGGAATTTCTGGCTCCCCATGATTTTAGCACAatgttagaccatggtctaaacctgacttcagaatacgggccttataTAGATTgccacatacatgacataacggTGACTTTCATCGTGTTTATGTACAATCAGGTAACAATAGATACTGATGTATGGCTGTATGAACGTGAGTTGTGGAAACCCACACGTTTACTTGAAACACGATCCATGAATAAATACAATCGATACAAACATCATTCTAAACATTTACTAAACATTTTAAAGACAAACTATTCATCTAATAATCTGTCACTCATGGTTTGAAAGCAGTAATTTCGTTGCTAAATAACACCGATCttatagattgatttataacgTAAGAGTGGGGTGCACgacattaaaattgaaatcaccATTAACAATATATATACCAGGGGaagcggaacgtattttcgtttgggggcaaaacaaataaaagggaGCTtataatatgtcaaaatgggcattttggtgcaaacggatatttttcACCATGAGGTTGTCATCTGCGTGATGTAGTtatgtgttttgtagtaattaagttaagcaaagcctttttggagtgatttctgattgatgaaatatatatttaggctTTTTCTTTCCGCGAGTGAGCGGTTTGGaaaaattttcaaatctgaaagGGCATCCTTATGAGATGTTGCGAGTGCGAatcgcgagctcaaaaattttgGACACTTCATGTAATTAAGAcgtgaaaattaaacatttcgagcagtttttgtaatcatgaaaaagtgcccccccccccccccccccggttccttCGCCCCTGATatatacatacagtatatattgATATACTAACCTTGGTGTTCTGGATAGTGATCTCTTGTAACCCAGCCAACTCTTCCCGCTTCAGCAATACCAGGGAAACACTCCCATCTGCCTGCCGGGTGACCAAGTGGGCGTGGCGAGTTGTTATTCCAGGGTGATCTTGGGCTGGGGTTGACCACCGCTGCGTGCTTGCTGCCCGGGGATTTGGGCGTAGCGTGGCCGTACTGTATGCTGTTTGCTGCGGATGGCACTGATCGACCGAGGATGCGCTGTGTGTATTCTGTGGTGAAAATTAATAAGTCAATGATTTTTCTCTCTGAAATACAATATTCACGATTGGTTTCATACTGCCGATTTTTTAGTCTGAGTGAGcttcaataatgatgataatgataaacagAAATTTTAATgttctttgttttaatttatttccattttcaacaattacaaaaGTCTCTGTCGTACATCTTGACATAATGTATACAATGAACatattgacaaaaaatatcATACAAGATAATTACGCAACAGGTTGgagaaaattatatgatcaacgGCTATTTGGGGGCGGGTCTACAGGGGTAGGAGCGGGGCCCATATGATTCTTTTAAAAAAGAGTTGGAACgaggaatgaaaaagaagggagAATAAAGGGAACAAAGAAAGGGAGGTCTGCGTCGTGATTGTAACTCTTCAAAAtacccccattaaaaaaaaacgccgCTTCAAAGACCGCCCCCCCTAAAGACCTTGGTGCTGCCCCTGAACCTGTATAGTACTGTTGTTCAAATACACCAGACCTATACATCGTGCACACTTTTCTTTCACCATATTTACGAAACATATTTCTTATTGCAtccattttttcttaatttactGAAAGTATTATAGAATTGGAtatgtttcataaaataataatgataaaaacagaCATATCAAATCACACTTCCTCTTAGATGTCTTGTGACATTTAAGATAGGAGAAGAGTTGCCTGACCTTTTTACAACTGCCAGTACATATAACTTAAGAAATGGGGAAAAACACATCGTTTTGATGTGAAATCGATCCCCTGTTTCGTGTAAAAACTTTGGTATTCGAGCATATTTAGTGCTTCCCGttttatttgtgatttgatattctattgatggattttttatatcattttcctAGTATCAGTCATGGCCGTGATAGATATCGATAAAAAGAACACCGTCTCGACACGcaattttcaaactatttatTTTGCTGGTATATAATAAGCAACACCTAACATGGATTATAGGttggtttttttctttctttcttggcATAGATGGTTTACTCGTATTGTCatgaaagaatattttttataatgttcCTGATATTCTTGATTCTTCATAGATTTACagtgtattttgatttttgattgcACATCACTTATAAGTATCTTATTTTGGTCACAGTCGTAATAGATTCATGGAGTAGTTAATTTATAAGTAAATTAAATCGGGAATCAACATTTATAAGGAACATTTCCCCGAAAGGACCTCATGGGCCTATATGACAAATCAATGACAATTAGAAATGATTTAATGGCAAGTGGTTTGCAATGTGTAATTGACTATAGTATTAACTGTTCccttaaacatgtttaaaaaaaaccaattTGAGTATCGAGCTAAATGATGCTGCAATCTCGCTTTACCCTCATTTATTACAAACTTATGAAGATCTCTGAATAGCCAGAGCGAAGTTTATTGCAATGCGATCTATAATTATGTCAGTATATATATAGCATTTGGTGATAAGGAAAAAAACACACTTCGtttgaacaacaacaaaaaaggacaAAACAAAAATCCGGACCAGATTGATAACATCACTTATCATGAAGAATTTAGAAAGCATTCTAGCTAGATATACACTcgtaaaacaaatcagtcaaattgacgaGACCAGTCCTGTGGTCacctgggtgcaactgatatgacaATCACCGAtaatcacatttctgacattATATTCTTGTCAGAAAAAAACTTTGTTCTAGtcaaatacgactagaaaatagtcaaatatgactagaataacagttgcacccagttgaccctattaactagtcatttttgactgatttgtttttagagtgtattatAGGCTGcccctcttctctttctctctccctcttttccattataaaagcagattattgattttatcattgttatattcTCTATACtcttccttttcatttcatgtttcaGTGTAGCATCTTAGTGATCATGTtaacaaaaaaagaataagggGCCAGAAAGAAACCCTTCATGGAAAGGTGTGCCCAATAGATTGGTTTACCCAATACCCTAATGAAATTGACTGCATTAGGTCATTAATTGTTGACTTGTCATAAAATTTGtgtctccccctttctctctctctcgctctcgcTGTTTCTCCCCTCTTTCACAGTAACTATTTAAAATCTTATTGTTTCCCATTATACCTGATAAATTGACCATTTTCTTTTCAGGTGGCTTGCTTCCGATGGACAGTATTGCTTCGATGCCAAACTTGAGCGGCTTGGTACACGGTGGTGACGCCCTCGATTCGTTCAAGCAGTCTCTTCTCTCCTGTCCGACATCCACCGTGACACCATCACCATCTTCTGCCGAATTCTTGGATGCCTGCTGAGCCGCCATCAGCGTCTCCTTGCCCAACCGATCCACAGCGCTTCGGTCATCTTTGGAGCGAACGTCCGGCTTGTCTCTCGGCGGCGGCGTCGAGCCCGAGGTATCGTTCACTTTCATTCCAAGGGTAGTATCCCGTGATTTTAAGTCGTCTCCATTTTGCAAACGGCTACTCCGGCGATTAGCCTCAGAGTCTGCTGGCAAATATGAAAAGGGATGTAAGGAGTAAGGGAATCCTGCGACCGCTAAGTTGGAGCTTCGCAAGAGCATCCGTTGTCTTTTAGCTTCCAGGTAAGGGGTGTCGTCACCACTACCACCGTCCTGTCTCCACGTCCCTCCTCGTTTTGCAGTTGGAACGTAAAAAGTCTGCAGCATAGTGTCCGCTAAAGACATTGTCATTATCACTTTAAAATATGGTACCACTTACCCAAAATAATGCCTTTTtcgagaagaagaagaaacaaatGTTAAAATCTTTCGTTTCGAGTATCATCTGACAATATTCGTGCGCATAGAATCTTCCACGTCTTCAGGACTTCTGCTCCTCTCAGCTATGCATCTCGATGTCCTGTagttgaaatttcaaaattatttcgtCCATGGCGATCTGAGCAAGAATCACTTCTTAAATGTCCTCTAAGAATTAACATCTAAATAAAAGACGCAAATTTCCTCATTCATACATCCAGTATTTAAATCAATCGATTATTTTCTATAACCTCAAAGTTTTACCATGTTTTACCAACATCCTTCATTGTGTCTCGTAGGTACGTTTGTTTCCACTGCAATGCAATGGTAATAATATTTTCTGAAGCGGATTGGATTAAACAAGGCAGGgtactttttaaaatataactCAGTTGAAGTGTGGTTCTCGCAAAAGTTCCCATTCGAGTGTGACTTGGGAGCCGTCTTCAGCGGGATGGACGCAACCATCGAATGACTGGTTTAGTGAAAGTAACACCACCGGTGCGGACACCGTTTGGTTTGGTTATTCTTGTTTACCTAATACATTCAATACTATCCCATCTCCCTTCCATCAACCCGCACACCGGTTTccagagaagagagagagagggagggagggagagagcgCACAATGCACCCGACACCAGCCACGAATAGAAACTCTTTGAAGACTCCTCCTAATGCTGATTGAGTGCGTATAATCTTACTTTTATGATACaggtataatatatattttcatgacgGCAACATGGTCTGCAACCCAATACCTCGATGACTCTTACGGCGGATTAGATATACATCATAAAACGGCTAAAAGTGCCGGAGTTGTGATCGACATcccaagaataaaaagaaaagcatTTTGCGCGGCGAGAAAACTACGTTTTTAAGCGGGTATAGATATGGTGATAAAGTAAATTGATATCGTCATTATGGACGAAGCTCTGATAACTAGATTGGAGCTGGCGATCTCTATTTTTCTACTGgttttttatttgtcaagagAAAGATAGTTGGGATGTTGATGACATTTTGATTTATATCTCTGTTATTGGAGCTAAGTTCCAAATGTGTTTCAAGTGAGCATTTAAGTGTTTTTCATGCAATTCTATATCCGACTTTACCTGCAAATAGATAATGCATTATCAGCCTACATGAGAATAAAAAGACAAGGTAGAAAAATATTCATTGTTATGTCGATGCCACTGTCCAAGTTTCAAAAGGGAGGTACAGAAAATCCAGCTCCGTTAACTTTCTACGGATGTCTTTTTAGCTGCACACTCTTAGAGTTTATTTTAGACCCCTCATTTGAGACACTGTACATACATTGCACCTGCACAACAGTTCGACAATAcgccagacggtggcctgtacttatagagaagaagaagtctCCAAAAACATTAATAGTGTTTGTTTCTGACGGGACTCTTTAATAATTGGGTTTTTATTTAGTGGAACATTGATTTAATAGCAAATCAGTATGTAGTAGCAGGAATAGAAGTGGAAGTAGTatagtagcagtaatagtaaaagtagtagtagtagtagtagtagtagtatagtagtagtagtagtagtagtagtagtagtagtagtagtagtagtagtagtagtagtggtagtagtagtaatagtagtggtagtaatagtagtagtattagtagtagaaaaagtagtagtagtagtagtagtagtagtagtagtagtagtagtagtagtagtagtagaagtagtagtaatagtagaattagtagtaggaggagtagtagtagtagtagtagtaagtagtagtagtagtagtagtagtagtagtagtagtagtagtagtagtagtagtagaagcagaaGGAGCAGGAGCAGTATTAGTAGTGGATTAGTGGAagtgttattattttattagtacgttgtaaatatttgatagtattgattttattactattactattatcatgatgatgatgattattattattattgttgtcgtTGTTGATGTTGGTGTTAttctaatcatcatcatcactacaacctttatcattaatatatactactactaataataaatgatatatataatttctttgTCCTTTTCCTTCcatattatttatttcagttctataacaagttttgtTTCCTCCTACGAACATGGCAATTTCTATACCGTGCATGTTATATGGCGAAGTTCATCTCATTCTAGGgtgaacttgatttttttttcctgtttttggTTTCCTTATATGCTTTTCATGAATAGATTAATTAAAAACTGAGATGttattgatatttcttttctcAAGGTCTGATGATCACTGAGTGGGTCCTTATCCAGATTGTACGCAGTTGAGAATCCATATAGGGTAAGTAAATCTTCGAATTGAGCCAGTTCATAGGTAGAACCTAAGCATAACTATAAAGGTTATTGCAAACAAAATCTAAATCTCATTTATATACTTaaatataacaaatgcatttgaacacatttttttttgaagtcGTTAATAATTAGAAACAAGCGAAAAAGACCCCCAAAAAAGTCAGTAAATAAGATTCTAAGCACTGTGGTTTATACTTCAAAAGCATATATTAAAGTCCTTTTACCACAGCCCTCAGATAATTATTAAATAATTCAGGGCATAAAATCTCGTGTTAAACTGTTCATTTCATGAGATATCTCTTTGAATTTATTTAGGTATACACAACCTTTCcttgttttcaaattatatctGCATATTCGAGatcattttatgtttttgttacaaaaataaGTTAACCGTGAATTGGCTTAATTCTTTCACGTCTCTGAATATTTTCTCTGGCTTTAAACCAAATGATT encodes:
- the LOC129264383 gene encoding uncharacterized protein LOC129264383 — its product is MTMSLADTMLQTFYVPTAKRGGTWRQDGGSGDDTPYLEAKRQRMLLRSSNLAVAGFPYSLHPFSYLPADSEANRRSSRLQNGDDLKSRDTTLGMKVNDTSGSTPPPRDKPDVRSKDDRSAVDRLGKETLMAAQQASKNSAEDGDGVTVDVGQERRDCLNESRASPPCTKPLKFGIEAILSIGSKPPEKKMVNLSEYTQRILGRSVPSAANSIQYGHATPKSPGSKHAAVVNPSPRSPWNNNSPRPLGHPAGRWECFPGIAEAGRVGWVTRDHYPEHQENFQSRHSPYPWTRTLDPTIQHCYQLQPTLPPSHPTLPRSFHQAAAAASVMRSNLVQEIGQDIKANIGGSGGINTGISGNHKRKRSWSRAVFTSLQRKGLEKRFEIQKYVNKPERRQLASALGLSDAQVKVWFQNRRMKWRHTQQFNRPHGIPEGQTEDVQAKQQQLDMDSHMDKESGDSNNNENQTENCMRLRTEFGESTFADCNGSDEEIRQ